A part of Pararhizobium sp. A13 genomic DNA contains:
- the lptB gene encoding LPS export ABC transporter ATP-binding protein, with the protein MNIPFLHKHKRAGKHDAAAPARVVDKARYEGTLIARGLTKAYRGRRVVNGVSLVVRRGEAVGLLGPNGAGKTTCFYMITGLVPVDEGSIEINGNDVTTMPMYRRARLGVGYLPQEASIFRGLTVEENIRAVLEVHDKNRDRRESKLNELLGEFNISHLRKSPAVALSGGERRRLEIARALATDPTFMLLDEPFAGVDPISVADIQALVRHLTSRGIGVLITDHNVRETLGLIDRAYIIHAGEVLTHGRANDIVTNADVRRLYLGDNFSL; encoded by the coding sequence GTGAACATCCCCTTCCTTCACAAACACAAGCGGGCCGGCAAGCACGATGCGGCCGCCCCGGCCCGCGTCGTCGACAAGGCGCGCTACGAAGGCACCTTGATCGCGCGCGGCTTGACGAAAGCCTATCGCGGGCGCCGGGTCGTCAATGGCGTCTCGCTGGTCGTGCGCCGTGGGGAAGCTGTCGGCCTTCTCGGACCCAACGGCGCCGGCAAGACGACCTGTTTCTACATGATCACCGGCCTGGTGCCGGTCGATGAGGGCTCGATCGAGATCAACGGCAACGACGTCACCACGATGCCAATGTATCGCCGCGCCCGCCTCGGCGTCGGCTACCTGCCGCAGGAAGCCTCGATCTTTCGCGGCCTGACCGTCGAGGAGAATATCCGCGCCGTTCTCGAGGTTCACGACAAGAACCGCGACCGGCGCGAGAGCAAGCTCAATGAGCTGCTCGGCGAGTTCAACATCTCCCACTTGCGCAAGTCGCCTGCCGTGGCGCTTTCGGGTGGCGAACGACGCCGCCTGGAAATTGCCCGTGCGTTGGCGACCGACCCGACCTTCATGCTGCTTGACGAACCCTTCGCGGGCGTCGATCCGATTTCGGTTGCCGATATCCAGGCGCTGGTGCGGCACCTGACATCGCGCGGTATCGGCGTTTTGATCACCGACCATAATGTTCGCGAGACGCTGGGCCTGATCGATCGCGCCTATATCATCCATGCGGGCGAAGTCCTGACACATGGGCGCGCCAACGACATCGTCACCAATGCGGATGTCCGCCGCCTTTATCTCGGCGACAATTTCAGCCTTTGA
- the sppA gene encoding signal peptide peptidase SppA, producing the protein MDQLAIADRRQLRRKLGFWRLVSIALILCAGIAAYVYSNAGQTGAFSRPHIARVHISGIIQDDRELLERLDRIAEANAVKALVVTITSPGGTTYGGEVLFKAIRKVAAKKPVVADIRTLAASAGYMIALAGDRVIAGETSITGSIGVLFQYPQIKTLMDKVGVSLEEIKSSPLKAEPSPFHPPSDAAKAVIQAMIDDSFNWFVDLVADRRKMPRGEALQLADGRIFTGRQALKLKLVDELGGDEEIRAFLNGRKVAKDLEIIEWMAPSTSLPFGLGSAAVAWLKSLGSEAFPLLGNLEKMGHEKLFLDGLVSVWQVGSD; encoded by the coding sequence ATGGATCAACTCGCTATCGCCGACCGGCGGCAGCTTCGGCGGAAACTCGGTTTCTGGCGACTCGTGTCCATCGCTCTGATACTTTGCGCAGGCATAGCGGCGTATGTCTATTCGAACGCGGGGCAGACGGGAGCTTTCAGCCGACCGCACATCGCGCGGGTTCATATCTCCGGAATCATCCAGGATGACCGCGAACTGCTGGAGCGTCTTGATCGCATCGCCGAAGCCAATGCCGTCAAGGCGCTGGTCGTCACCATTACCTCGCCGGGCGGAACCACCTATGGCGGCGAAGTGCTGTTCAAGGCCATCCGCAAGGTGGCGGCCAAGAAGCCGGTCGTCGCGGATATTCGCACGCTGGCCGCCTCGGCTGGCTACATGATCGCGCTTGCCGGTGACCGCGTCATCGCAGGCGAGACCTCGATCACCGGTTCGATTGGTGTTCTCTTCCAATACCCGCAGATCAAGACCCTGATGGACAAGGTCGGCGTCTCGCTCGAGGAGATCAAATCCTCGCCGCTCAAGGCGGAGCCTTCGCCTTTCCACCCGCCGAGCGACGCGGCCAAGGCGGTGATCCAGGCGATGATCGATGACAGTTTCAACTGGTTCGTGGATCTCGTCGCAGACCGGCGGAAAATGCCACGCGGCGAGGCGCTGCAGCTTGCCGACGGACGCATCTTTACCGGCCGCCAGGCGCTCAAGCTGAAGCTGGTCGACGAACTCGGCGGCGATGAGGAGATCCGCGCCTTTCTGAACGGCCGCAAGGTCGCCAAGGACCTTGAGATTATCGAGTGGATGGCGCCCAGCACGTCCTTGCCGTTCGGGTTGGGATCGGCCGCGGTCGCATGGCTCAAATCCTTGGGATCTGAGGCTTTTCCGCTCCTTGGCAACCTCGAAAAAATGGGTCACGAGAAGTTGTTTCTTGACGGTCTGGTTTCCGTTTGGCAGGTTGGCAGCGATTAA
- the rpoN gene encoding RNA polymerase factor sigma-54 — protein MALSASLFLRQSQTLAMTPQLMQSIQLLQMTHFELNQFIELEVEKNPLLEFAGNDDASGATDRAGKDELHITPDERSERDNGDTATFDPLGDVYDSATSVTGERMSEQLDANFENVFPDDMTPQRADAPELLSQWKSMPGGGEGENSDGYDLDDFVANRVTLRDFLNEQVPFSVHGAADRLVAQHLIDQLDEAGYLHADISEIAERLGCATADVARVLDSLQQLDPPGVFARTLSECLAIQLRLRDRLDPAMAALLQHLELLARRDFASLKRICGVDEEDLIDMLAEIRKLDPKPGTSFEASPSEAIVPDIVVRPAQDGSWAVELNPDTLPRVLVNQTYYATVSRHAPKNSADHAFLTECLQTANWLTRSLDQRAKTIMKVATEIVRQQDAFFVNGVDHLRPLNLKTVADAIKMHESTVSRVTSNKYMLTPRGLFELKYFFTVSIGSAEGGDGHSAESVRHRIRNMILLESPDAVLSDDDIVDILKKGGVDIARRTVAKYREAMNIPSSVQRRREKRAMAKVSA, from the coding sequence ATGGCCCTGTCAGCCAGCCTCTTCCTGCGTCAAAGCCAGACCCTGGCAATGACACCGCAACTGATGCAGTCCATCCAGCTGCTGCAGATGACGCATTTCGAGCTGAATCAGTTCATCGAACTGGAAGTCGAGAAGAATCCGCTACTGGAATTCGCAGGGAATGACGACGCTTCCGGGGCCACGGACCGCGCCGGCAAGGACGAGCTCCATATCACGCCCGATGAACGCAGCGAGCGCGACAACGGCGACACCGCGACCTTCGATCCACTGGGCGACGTCTACGACAGCGCGACGTCGGTGACCGGCGAACGAATGAGCGAGCAGCTCGACGCCAATTTCGAGAATGTCTTTCCCGACGACATGACGCCGCAGCGGGCCGATGCACCGGAATTGCTCAGCCAGTGGAAATCCATGCCGGGCGGCGGCGAGGGCGAAAATAGCGACGGCTACGATCTCGACGATTTCGTCGCCAACCGGGTGACGCTGCGCGATTTCCTCAATGAACAGGTGCCCTTCAGCGTGCACGGCGCAGCCGACCGGCTGGTTGCCCAGCACCTGATCGACCAGCTCGACGAGGCCGGTTATCTGCATGCCGATATCAGCGAGATCGCCGAGCGATTGGGCTGCGCGACGGCCGATGTGGCGCGGGTGCTCGACAGCCTGCAGCAGCTCGATCCGCCCGGTGTTTTCGCTCGAACCCTGAGCGAGTGCCTGGCCATCCAGTTGCGCCTGCGCGACCGGCTCGACCCCGCCATGGCGGCACTGCTCCAGCACCTGGAACTGCTTGCCCGGCGTGACTTCGCCAGCCTGAAACGCATCTGCGGCGTCGATGAGGAAGACCTCATCGACATGCTGGCGGAGATCCGCAAGCTCGACCCGAAGCCCGGTACCAGTTTCGAGGCAAGCCCGTCCGAGGCTATCGTTCCCGATATCGTCGTGCGTCCGGCGCAGGATGGCAGCTGGGCCGTGGAGCTAAACCCGGATACGCTGCCGCGGGTGCTGGTCAACCAGACCTACTACGCCACCGTTTCCCGCCACGCGCCGAAGAACAGCGCCGATCATGCTTTCCTGACCGAATGCCTGCAGACGGCCAACTGGCTGACTCGCAGCCTCGACCAGCGCGCCAAGACGATCATGAAGGTGGCGACAGAGATCGTCCGGCAGCAGGACGCGTTCTTCGTCAACGGCGTCGACCACCTGCGGCCGCTCAACCTGAAGACCGTCGCCGACGCCATCAAGATGCATGAATCGACTGTCAGCCGCGTCACGTCGAACAAATACATGCTGACGCCGCGCGGCCTGTTCGAGCTGAAATACTTCTTCACGGTCTCGATCGGATCGGCCGAGGGTGGAGACGGGCACTCGGCGGAATCGGTACGCCACCGCATCCGCAACATGATCCTGCTGGAAAGCCCGGACGCGGTGCTTTCAGACGACGATATCGTCGATATCCTGAAGAAGGGCGGCGTCGATATCGCCCGCCGGACGGTGGCGAAATATCGCGAGGCGATGAACATCCCCTCCTCGGTCCAGCGCCGCCGGGAAAAACGGGCGATGGCCAAGGTCTCGGCCTGA
- a CDS encoding LptA/OstA family protein — protein MSAISAFSFRLAGTFIVLSLFASTSVSPATAQETKSKIKGLELSNDEPIQIESDKLEIKDPESKAIFTGNVKVVQGTTTLQAGNMVVYYKKGGGAISSGNADIDRIEVDKKVFLQSGTQQATADSGEFNLTAQTLVLKGKQVVLSEGKNVFTGCQLNVQMDTGEAQLEACGGRVQIQLDPKSQKTN, from the coding sequence ATGTCGGCCATTTCCGCCTTTTCCTTTCGGCTTGCCGGAACATTCATTGTCTTAAGCCTTTTCGCCAGCACCTCGGTGTCTCCGGCTACTGCCCAGGAGACGAAGAGCAAGATAAAGGGGCTCGAACTTTCCAACGACGAGCCAATCCAGATCGAAAGCGACAAGCTGGAAATCAAAGACCCTGAAAGCAAGGCTATTTTCACGGGCAACGTGAAGGTCGTGCAGGGAACGACGACGTTGCAGGCCGGCAACATGGTTGTCTATTACAAAAAAGGCGGCGGCGCGATTTCCAGCGGCAATGCCGATATCGACCGCATCGAGGTCGACAAGAAAGTGTTCCTGCAATCGGGCACGCAGCAGGCGACCGCCGATAGCGGCGAATTCAACCTGACGGCGCAGACGCTGGTGCTGAAGGGCAAGCAGGTCGTTCTGTCGGAAGGCAAGAACGTCTTCACCGGCTGCCAGTTGAACGTCCAGATGGATACCGGCGAAGCGCAGCTCGAAGCTTGTGGCGGTCGCGTCCAGATTCAGCTCGACCCGAAGTCCCAGAAAACGAACTGA
- the lptC gene encoding LPS export ABC transporter periplasmic protein LptC: MLNEVQFSGALPHSGPTLADAYTVAARHSRLVRRLKIILPLLAVLIGAVFVAVSVVRAFLPENLQIENATIENGKIVMQNPAISGRNKQDISYSMKAVRALQDIANPDIITLETIHAEMPVNDTLIAIVEATSGIYDRGGNTLNMNAPFSISMNNGIVADFQTAYLDINAGEMETRKPIAISMNGGSIVAQSLRMTDKGRIVTFEGMVKVVVDPKTIRKTAN; the protein is encoded by the coding sequence ATGTTGAATGAAGTGCAATTTTCCGGCGCCTTGCCGCATTCGGGGCCGACCCTCGCCGATGCTTACACGGTGGCCGCTCGCCATTCCCGGCTGGTCAGGCGGCTGAAGATCATCTTGCCGCTGTTGGCCGTTCTGATCGGCGCGGTTTTCGTTGCCGTCTCAGTGGTGCGTGCCTTCCTGCCGGAAAACCTGCAGATCGAAAACGCGACGATCGAAAATGGCAAGATCGTCATGCAGAATCCGGCAATCTCCGGCCGCAACAAGCAGGACATCAGCTATTCGATGAAAGCGGTGCGCGCGCTGCAGGACATCGCCAATCCCGACATCATCACGCTTGAGACGATCCATGCGGAGATGCCCGTCAACGACACACTGATCGCCATCGTCGAGGCGACTAGCGGCATCTACGATCGCGGCGGCAACACCTTGAATATGAACGCGCCTTTCAGCATCAGCATGAACAATGGCATTGTTGCCGATTTCCAGACGGCCTACCTCGACATCAATGCCGGCGAGATGGAAACCAGGAAGCCGATCGCAATCAGCATGAACGGCGGTTCCATTGTTGCACAGTCGTTGAGAATGACGGATAAGGGACGCATTGTTACATTTGAAGGCATGGTGAAGGTCGTCGTCGACCCCAAAACCATTCGCAAAACCGCAAACTAG
- the grpE gene encoding nucleotide exchange factor GrpE, with product MTDDTNKHAADVNAAEDAAVNAEAAAEKVEAAAVEPDPLELARAEAADYRDRYLRLAAEMDNLRRRTARDVKDAKSYSVAGFARDMLAVSDNLRRALDAIPTEAREAGDAGFNALVEGVEMTERAMLSALERHGVQKLEPVGQKFDPNFHQAMFEVPNTEVPNNTVVQVVQDGYTIGERVLRPAMVGVAKGGPKAVTTEETPAA from the coding sequence ATGACCGACGACACGAACAAACATGCAGCAGATGTCAACGCAGCCGAAGATGCCGCGGTGAACGCTGAAGCTGCCGCTGAGAAGGTCGAAGCCGCCGCTGTCGAACCCGATCCCCTGGAACTCGCCAGGGCCGAGGCCGCCGATTATCGCGACCGCTACCTGCGGCTTGCCGCCGAGATGGACAATCTGCGCCGCCGCACGGCACGCGACGTCAAGGACGCGAAGTCCTATTCCGTCGCCGGATTCGCCCGCGACATGCTGGCCGTCTCCGACAATCTGCGCCGCGCGCTTGACGCCATCCCAACCGAAGCGCGCGAGGCGGGTGATGCGGGCTTCAACGCGCTTGTCGAAGGCGTGGAAATGACTGAGCGGGCCATGCTTTCGGCGCTTGAGCGCCATGGCGTGCAGAAGCTGGAACCGGTCGGCCAGAAGTTCGACCCGAATTTCCATCAGGCGATGTTCGAGGTTCCGAACACCGAAGTGCCGAACAATACCGTCGTCCAGGTGGTCCAGGACGGCTACACGATCGGCGAGCGCGTTCTGCGTCCCGCCATGGTCGGCGTCGCCAAGGGCGGCCCGAAGGCCGTTACCACGGAAGAGACGCCGGCGGCTTGA
- a CDS encoding integration host factor subunit beta has protein sequence MIKSELVQIVAARNPHLYHRDVENIVNAVLDEITDALAGGNRVELRGFGAFSVKNRPSRSGRNPRTGDSVFVEEKWVPFFKTGKELRERLNPGSDDEDDE, from the coding sequence GTGATCAAGTCAGAACTGGTGCAGATTGTTGCGGCTCGCAATCCGCACCTCTATCACCGTGATGTCGAAAATATCGTCAACGCAGTTCTCGATGAAATCACAGATGCCCTGGCTGGCGGAAACCGGGTCGAATTGCGCGGTTTCGGTGCATTTTCGGTCAAGAACCGGCCTTCGCGCTCTGGGCGCAACCCGCGCACCGGCGACAGTGTGTTCGTCGAGGAAAAATGGGTTCCCTTCTTCAAGACCGGCAAGGAACTGCGCGAGCGGCTCAATCCCGGTTCCGACGATGAAGATGATGAATGA
- the ptsN gene encoding PTS IIA-like nitrogen regulatory protein PtsN, producing the protein MALAGLLQQNAILPAMKANSKKQLLQELAAKASKITGLPEREIFDVILQRERLGSTGVGNGIAIPHGKLAHLSSIVGIFARLESPVDFEALDDQPVDLVFLLLAPEGAGADHLKALSRIARVLRDPEMVAKLRATDSASGIYAFLSDDQASNAA; encoded by the coding sequence ATGGCATTGGCAGGTTTGCTGCAGCAGAATGCGATACTTCCGGCCATGAAGGCCAATTCAAAGAAGCAGTTGCTTCAGGAATTGGCGGCAAAAGCATCCAAAATCACTGGACTTCCCGAACGGGAAATTTTCGACGTCATTCTCCAGCGTGAGCGATTGGGTTCTACCGGTGTCGGCAACGGCATCGCGATCCCCCATGGCAAGCTCGCCCACCTGTCGTCGATCGTCGGCATTTTCGCGCGGCTGGAATCTCCGGTCGATTTCGAAGCGCTGGACGACCAGCCGGTCGACCTCGTCTTCCTGCTTCTGGCGCCCGAAGGCGCCGGCGCCGATCATCTGAAGGCGCTGTCGCGGATCGCCCGTGTTCTGCGCGATCCCGAAATGGTCGCCAAGCTGCGGGCAACGGATTCCGCCTCCGGCATCTACGCATTCCTCAGCGACGACCAGGCCTCCAACGCGGCCTGA
- the hrcA gene encoding heat-inducible transcriptional repressor HrcA, producing the protein MMVDKSAMRERLSALDERSGEIFRRIVESYLESGEPLGSRSLSRLLPMSLSPASVRNVMSDLEDLGLIYSPHISAGRLPTQIGLRFFVDAFMQVGDLSAEDRASIDRHVRRNDRDQPVETLLNEASQMLSGMSRGAGLVITAKSDPVLKHVEFVRLAPAKALAVLVGEHDQVENRIIELPAGVTSSQLTEAANFLNAHLAGQTLPEVRGQLEKVKETVRRELDTLSQDLVERGLAIWSGSETEGNPTKLIVRGRANLLEGLAGAEDIDRLRMLFDDLEKKDSLIEILNLAESGPGVRIFIGSENKLFSLSGSSLIVAPYKDGDDKIVGAVGVIGPTRLNYSRIVPMVDYTAQLMSRLSR; encoded by the coding sequence ATGATGGTGGATAAATCTGCGATGCGGGAAAGGCTTTCGGCGCTCGACGAGCGCTCGGGCGAAATTTTCCGTCGTATCGTGGAGAGCTATCTGGAAAGCGGCGAGCCGCTCGGCTCGCGCAGCCTGTCGCGGCTGTTGCCGATGTCGCTGTCTCCGGCCTCCGTGCGCAACGTCATGAGCGACCTGGAAGATCTCGGCCTGATCTATTCGCCGCATATCAGCGCCGGTCGCCTGCCGACGCAGATCGGCCTGCGCTTCTTTGTCGATGCCTTCATGCAGGTGGGTGACCTGTCGGCAGAAGATCGTGCCTCGATCGACCGGCACGTGCGCCGCAACGACCGCGACCAGCCCGTCGAGACCCTCCTGAACGAAGCGAGCCAGATGCTGTCGGGCATGTCGCGCGGGGCGGGGCTGGTGATCACGGCGAAGAGCGATCCGGTGCTGAAACATGTCGAATTCGTGCGCCTGGCGCCGGCCAAGGCGCTTGCCGTACTCGTCGGCGAACACGATCAGGTCGAAAACCGCATCATCGAGCTTCCGGCCGGCGTCACCAGTTCGCAGCTGACCGAGGCAGCCAATTTCCTGAATGCGCATCTCGCCGGCCAGACGCTGCCGGAAGTGCGCGGCCAGCTGGAAAAGGTCAAGGAAACCGTCCGGCGCGAACTCGATACGCTGAGCCAGGATCTCGTCGAGCGGGGCCTCGCCATCTGGTCGGGCAGTGAAACGGAAGGAAACCCGACAAAGCTGATCGTGCGCGGCCGCGCCAATCTGCTTGAGGGGCTCGCCGGTGCCGAGGATATCGACCGGCTGCGCATGCTGTTCGATGACCTTGAGAAGAAGGACAGCCTGATCGAAATTCTCAATCTCGCCGAAAGCGGTCCTGGTGTTCGCATCTTCATTGGTTCGGAAAACAAGCTGTTTTCGCTTTCCGGCTCGTCGCTGATCGTCGCCCCCTACAAGGATGGCGACGACAAGATCGTCGGCGCGGTCGGTGTGATCGGCCCGACCCGGCTCAACTATTCGCGCATCGTGCCGATGGTGGACTACACTGCGCAATTGATGTCGCGGCTGTCGCGATGA
- a CDS encoding D-arabinono-1,4-lactone oxidase, translating to MMDAGGHWRNWVGNQSCIVRQKGAPESEAALSEMVREATSNGLNVRCAGSGHSFTPVALTSGLHLTLSGLQGITNIDTARKRVSVHAGTTINTLGKALKRSGLSMINQGDIDSQALAGALTTGTHGTGLTLGNMASQIVGMRLVQADGSILAIDDSEPDMLNAARVSIGMLGVISEITLQVMESYNLHEKLWRCTFDECMEQHDDLAANHRHFGFFWCPVPESRHCYCLPDTSSVSTTTSLADVCEMKTIDITDRPPMESAFEKIAYSSEIYPIEYVPNFHELEYAVPVRYGKQACMEVRKLMLEKHPTCIYPIEYRFTAGDDGWISPFFEQDSITLSVSGEPGTDYWNYLKDVDDILRQFGSRPHWGKLHFLGAEDVTALYPRSGDFKALRNRLDPEGRFLNDHLRQLFG from the coding sequence ATGATGGACGCAGGCGGACACTGGCGAAACTGGGTGGGAAATCAATCATGTATCGTTCGCCAAAAGGGCGCACCCGAGAGCGAGGCGGCGTTATCCGAGATGGTGCGGGAGGCGACGTCCAACGGACTGAACGTTCGCTGTGCCGGTTCCGGACACTCGTTCACGCCAGTGGCGCTGACCAGCGGGCTGCACCTGACGTTGTCCGGCCTGCAGGGCATCACCAATATCGACACGGCGCGCAAGCGTGTTTCCGTGCATGCGGGAACGACGATCAACACGCTCGGTAAGGCGCTGAAGCGGAGCGGCCTGTCGATGATCAACCAGGGCGATATCGACAGCCAGGCTTTGGCAGGGGCACTTACCACCGGCACGCACGGTACCGGCCTTACGCTGGGCAACATGGCCTCGCAGATCGTCGGCATGCGGCTGGTGCAGGCGGACGGGAGCATTCTCGCCATCGACGACAGCGAGCCCGACATGCTGAACGCCGCCCGCGTTTCCATCGGCATGCTCGGCGTCATCTCGGAAATCACGCTGCAGGTGATGGAGAGCTACAATCTGCATGAAAAGCTGTGGCGCTGCACCTTCGACGAATGCATGGAGCAACACGACGATCTCGCCGCCAACCACCGGCATTTCGGCTTCTTCTGGTGCCCGGTGCCGGAAAGCCGCCATTGCTACTGCCTGCCGGACACATCCTCCGTCTCAACGACAACAAGCCTCGCCGATGTCTGCGAGATGAAGACGATCGACATCACCGACCGGCCGCCGATGGAGAGCGCCTTCGAGAAGATCGCCTATTCCTCGGAGATCTACCCGATCGAATACGTTCCGAATTTCCACGAACTGGAATATGCCGTGCCAGTCAGATACGGCAAGCAGGCCTGCATGGAAGTGCGCAAGCTGATGCTGGAAAAACACCCGACCTGCATCTATCCGATCGAATACCGCTTCACCGCCGGTGACGACGGCTGGATCAGCCCGTTCTTCGAGCAGGATTCAATCACTCTGTCGGTTTCCGGCGAACCGGGCACGGACTACTGGAACTATCTCAAGGACGTCGACGATATCCTGCGCCAGTTCGGCTCACGCCCGCATTGGGGCAAGCTGCATTTTCTGGGGGCAGAGGATGTGACGGCGCTCTATCCGCGCTCGGGGGATTTCAAGGCGCTGCGCAACAGGCTGGACCCGGAGGGCCGATTCCTGAACGATCATCTGCGGCAGTTGTTTGGGTAA
- the rph gene encoding ribonuclease PH produces the protein MRPSGRKTDQMRKVSFERGVSKHAEGSCLVKFGDTHVLCTASLEDKTPPWLRNSGKGWVTAEYGMLPRATGERMKREAASGKQSGRTQEIQRLIGRSLRAVVDLQALGERQISIDCDVIQADGGTRTASITGAWIALRDCLAWMEARNMIKVEKVLKDHIAAISCGIFANQPVIDLDYLEDSAAETDANFVITGSGGIVEIQGTAEGKPFSEEEFGTLMGLAKNGIAELVALQKQAIEG, from the coding sequence ATGCGGCCTTCCGGCAGAAAAACCGACCAGATGCGCAAAGTCTCGTTCGAGCGCGGCGTTTCCAAACATGCCGAGGGGTCCTGTCTCGTCAAGTTCGGCGATACGCATGTGCTGTGCACCGCGAGCCTCGAAGACAAGACGCCGCCGTGGCTGCGCAACAGCGGCAAGGGCTGGGTGACCGCCGAATACGGCATGCTGCCGCGCGCCACCGGCGAGCGCATGAAGCGCGAGGCCGCCAGCGGCAAGCAGAGCGGCCGCACCCAGGAAATCCAGCGGCTGATCGGACGCTCATTGCGGGCCGTGGTCGACCTGCAGGCGCTCGGCGAACGCCAGATCTCGATCGACTGCGACGTCATCCAGGCCGATGGCGGCACCCGCACGGCCTCCATCACCGGCGCCTGGATCGCCCTGCGCGACTGCCTTGCCTGGATGGAAGCGCGCAACATGATCAAGGTCGAGAAGGTCCTGAAGGACCATATCGCCGCGATCTCCTGCGGCATCTTTGCCAACCAGCCGGTGATCGATCTTGATTACCTGGAAGACTCGGCTGCCGAGACCGATGCCAATTTCGTCATCACCGGCTCCGGCGGCATTGTCGAGATCCAGGGAACCGCTGAAGGCAAGCCTTTCTCGGAAGAGGAATTCGGCACGCTGATGGGGCTCGCCAAGAACGGCATCGCCGAGCTGGTCGCCCTGCAGAAGCAGGCGATCGAGGGCTAG
- a CDS encoding SDR family NAD(P)-dependent oxidoreductase, with product MAGRLSGKTALISGGAGGCGLAASQLFAREGARVGIVDLPRSKGEEVAAAIRAEGGQAVFAPADVSVSSEVKSAVKAVEDAFGNITVLFNHAGILAVGPFLETEEDEWDRLMAVNVRSMFLMTKAVLPGMLAAGGGSIVSTSSISAVAATPMEVLYDTTKGACHMFARAIAVEFRDRGIRSNAVCPGFIATDHGKRELVGLTKYGVDVSDAAIAAQQGRMCDPMEVAQAALFLASDESSFVNGTHLFVDNCFTAV from the coding sequence ATGGCTGGCAGACTTTCCGGAAAGACGGCATTGATCAGCGGCGGAGCGGGAGGCTGCGGGCTCGCGGCTTCCCAGCTTTTCGCCCGAGAAGGCGCCCGCGTCGGCATTGTCGACCTGCCGCGCAGCAAGGGCGAGGAGGTGGCAGCGGCAATCCGCGCCGAGGGCGGGCAGGCGGTCTTCGCGCCGGCGGACGTGTCCGTATCGTCCGAGGTGAAATCGGCGGTCAAAGCCGTCGAGGACGCGTTCGGCAATATCACCGTTCTCTTCAATCATGCGGGCATTTTGGCCGTCGGGCCGTTCCTTGAGACCGAGGAAGACGAGTGGGATCGGCTGATGGCTGTCAATGTGCGCTCGATGTTCCTGATGACCAAGGCCGTGCTGCCCGGCATGCTGGCCGCAGGCGGCGGCAGCATCGTCTCCACATCCTCGATCTCGGCTGTCGCCGCGACGCCGATGGAGGTGCTCTACGACACGACCAAGGGCGCCTGCCATATGTTCGCCCGCGCCATTGCCGTCGAGTTCCGCGACCGCGGCATCCGCTCCAACGCCGTCTGCCCCGGCTTTATCGCCACTGATCACGGCAAGCGAGAGTTGGTGGGTCTGACAAAATATGGCGTCGATGTCTCCGACGCGGCAATCGCCGCCCAGCAGGGCCGGATGTGCGATCCGATGGAAGTGGCGCAGGCAGCGCTGTTCCTGGCAAGCGACGAATCCAGCTTCGTCAACGGCACGCATCTTTTCGTCGACAATTGTTTTACGGCAGTTTGA
- the raiA gene encoding ribosome-associated translation inhibitor RaiA has product MSVRVSGKHMEIGEAFRLRIEDQIEQAVTKYFDGGYSSQVTVEKSGSRFSADCKIHLDSGAALQANGQANDPQAAFDAASERIAKRIRRYKRKLKDHHNGNGHAGFAEVAYTVMDSVPDEDDELPDNYAPTIVAESSKQLKTMSVANAVMALDMTDEPVLMFRSPGNEQLNIVYRRNDGNIGWIDAANIKG; this is encoded by the coding sequence ATGAGTGTGCGTGTATCCGGTAAACATATGGAAATCGGCGAAGCGTTCCGTCTGCGGATCGAAGACCAGATCGAACAGGCCGTAACCAAATATTTTGACGGAGGATATTCAAGCCAGGTCACCGTGGAAAAGTCTGGATCCCGTTTCAGCGCCGATTGCAAGATACACCTGGATTCAGGCGCTGCCTTGCAGGCCAACGGCCAGGCGAATGACCCGCAAGCTGCGTTCGACGCGGCATCCGAGCGGATTGCCAAACGCATCCGCCGGTACAAGCGCAAGCTCAAGGATCACCACAATGGCAATGGTCATGCAGGATTTGCCGAAGTAGCCTACACCGTGATGGATTCAGTGCCCGATGAAGACGACGAGCTTCCGGATAATTATGCACCGACGATCGTCGCGGAAAGTTCAAAACAACTGAAGACGATGTCTGTCGCAAACGCCGTGATGGCGCTCGACATGACAGACGAACCCGTCCTGATGTTCCGTAGCCCTGGCAATGAGCAGTTGAATATCGTCTATCGACGCAACGATGGAAACATTGGCTGGATCGATGCAGCCAATATCAAGGGCTGA